One genomic window of Arachis stenosperma cultivar V10309 chromosome 10, arast.V10309.gnm1.PFL2, whole genome shotgun sequence includes the following:
- the LOC130957766 gene encoding hydroxycinnamoyl-CoA:piscidic acid hydroxycinnamoyltransferase-like: MVSIKSIHTVIPTEATPNATLLLSESEQIKSHTHALTIYIYRTNHDHNHHNIIDTIKHSLGNILILYYPLAGRLRMIQGGRMEIDCNGKGVMLFEAESRKTLQDYGDFMPTTALRPLLPTVDYREPVENIPLVLVQVTRFACGGLCVGFGVSNVVVDGISGTVFVDAWAKLARGGTLGEDEKPILDKMVILKSEFTAPRFEHREFKPLPLIIGSSDASEESKKETDLAILKLTREMAEKLKKKANDDGCLEFGYEEAVTPQKHHRPYSRYESIAAHIWRCACKARYVDHNQPTVVLTVAGVRNRLKPPLPLNYFGNATHPTVSPTCHSGDIASKPLRYGAQKIREAIELLTDEYLRSAFEFIGSQDDVGWLRPKLNSEPPFLGNPNLNIWSWMSNMPTYGPDFGWGRPLYMGPCEVVGDGRAFIMPAPTGDGTLSVVIRLQTPHLQPFEKFFYEDI; the protein is encoded by the exons ATGGTTAGCATCAAATCTATCCACACTGTAATTCCGACTGAAGCTACCCCTAATGCCACTTTGTTGCTCTCTGAGAGTGAGCAAATCAAATCTCATACTCATGCACTCACAATTTACATTTACCGCACAAATCACGATCATAACCACCACAATATCATTGATACAATCAAACACTCTCTTGGCAACATCTTAATTCTTTACTACCCTCTCGCCGGCCGCCTTCGCATGATTCAAGGCGGAAGAATGGAAATTGACTGCAACGGGAAGGGTGTAATGCTGTTCGAAGCGGAGTCCCGGAAAACATTGCAAGACTACGGTGATTTCATGCCCACCACCGCCTTGCGGCCGCTTCTTCCGACGGTTGATTACCGTGAGCCTGTGGAAAACATTCCTCTTGTTCTGGTGCAGGTGACGAGATTCGCGTGTGGTGGTCTGTGTGTTGGGTTTGGAGTTTCCAATGTCGTTGTGGATGGAATCTCTGGTACTGTCTTCGTTGACGCTTGGGCTAAGCTTGCTCGAGGTGGCACTTTGGGAGAAGATGAGAAGCCAATTCTTGATAAAATGGTGATTCTGAAATCTGAGTTTACCGCACCGCGTTTTGAGCACCGTGAATTCAAGCCACTTCCGCTTATAATTGGTAGCTCTGACGCCAGTGAGGAGAGCAAGAAGGAGACAGATCTTGCAATTCTGAAACTTACAAGGGAGATGGCAGAGAAGCTGAAGAAGAAAGCCAATGACGACGGATGCTTGGAATTTGGTTACGAGGAGGCAGTTACCCCGCAGAAGCACCATCGACCCTACAGCAG GTACGAAAGCATTGCTGCTCATATCTGGAGGTGTGCATGCAAGGCACGCTACGTGGATCACAACCAACCCACGGTGGTCCTCACTGTTGCCGGCGTCCGAAACAGGCTAAAGCCACCTCTCCCTCTAAACTATTTCGGGAACGCGACGCACCCAACTGTGTCACCCACATGCCACAGTGGGGATATTGCTTCAAAGCCACTAAGATATGGTGCGCAAAAGATAAGAGAAGCGATCGAGTTGCTGACAGATGAGTACCTGAGATCAGCCTTTGAGTTCATTGGGAGCCAGGACGATGTAGGGTGGCTGAGGCCAAAGCTTAACAGTGAACCGCCTTTTCTTGGGAATCCAAACCTCAACATTTGGAGTTGGATGAGTAACATGCCTACCTATGGACCTGATTTTGGATGGGGAAGGCCGCTGTATATGGGACCCTGTGAGGTCGTCGGAGACGGCAGGGCGTTTATCATGCCAGCTCCCACCGGAGATGGGACTCTTTCCGTTGTCATTCGCTTGCAGACTCCTCATCTTCAACCATTTGAGAAGTTCTTCTACGAGGACATATAG